The Aureispira anguillae genome contains a region encoding:
- a CDS encoding TetR/AcrR family transcriptional regulator encodes MGYKHKKEDIIAIGSELIRKKGYHNVGINEILKACAIPKGSFYNFFDSKEDFIEQSLQEYGKNSLSLIQSFLKDNTISPLQRLKNLYTHLINQNHKDGCDAGCLINNLSVELGGTHRELAQIIDSQVQGNVIEIAACIKEGQNMGEITNAFSAIYIAEYIQAGIYGAFSRMKAQKDRTYLDKWFAMTFQFISG; translated from the coding sequence ATGGGTTACAAACACAAAAAAGAAGACATTATTGCCATTGGATCTGAACTGATTCGAAAAAAAGGATACCACAATGTTGGTATTAATGAAATCTTAAAAGCTTGTGCCATTCCCAAAGGGTCATTTTATAATTTTTTTGACAGTAAAGAAGATTTTATAGAACAAAGTCTGCAAGAATATGGCAAAAATAGTCTCTCTTTAATTCAATCTTTTTTGAAAGACAATACCATATCCCCTCTTCAACGGCTAAAAAATCTTTATACTCATCTAATCAATCAAAATCACAAAGATGGTTGCGATGCAGGTTGTCTAATTAATAATTTGTCGGTAGAATTAGGCGGAACTCATCGAGAACTCGCTCAAATTATTGATTCACAGGTTCAAGGTAATGTCATTGAAATTGCAGCTTGTATAAAAGAAGGGCAAAACATGGGTGAAATTACCAATGCATTTTCAGCTATTTATATCGCTGAATATATACAGGCAGGTATTTATGGTGCTTTTTCTAGAATGAAAGCTCAAAAAGACCGAACCTACTTGGACAAGTGGTTTGCAATGACTTTTCAGTTTATTAGCGGTTAA
- a CDS encoding glucose 1-dehydrogenase — translation MKKLANKVAVITGATSGMGLDTAKLFLAEGAKVVLTGRSQAKLDALEGQLEGDYLLVKADAANTSDSHKLVQTVVEKYGKIDVLFLNAGVFQAHPVGQLSEAIFDDIYAINVKGPLFLVNAAVAHLNQGASIIFNTSASGSKGMPGVSIYGSSKAALRSIVRTLAAELAPNGIRVNAISPGPIETEIWGKTNLSEEDIAGFASGVSTQIPLGRFGKGPEVAQTALFLASTDASYITGSEIPVDGGLTQV, via the coding sequence ATGAAAAAATTAGCAAACAAAGTAGCAGTCATTACAGGTGCAACAAGTGGAATGGGATTAGACACTGCAAAACTATTTTTAGCAGAAGGGGCAAAAGTAGTTTTAACGGGTCGTTCTCAAGCCAAACTAGACGCTTTGGAGGGTCAACTCGAAGGCGATTATTTATTGGTAAAAGCAGATGCAGCCAATACTTCTGATTCTCATAAATTGGTTCAAACTGTGGTAGAAAAATACGGCAAAATTGATGTATTGTTTCTAAATGCGGGTGTCTTTCAAGCACATCCAGTAGGGCAGCTTTCAGAAGCGATATTTGATGACATATATGCCATCAATGTAAAGGGGCCTTTGTTTTTGGTCAATGCAGCAGTAGCTCATTTAAACCAAGGAGCATCTATTATTTTTAATACCTCTGCGTCTGGTAGTAAAGGAATGCCTGGGGTTTCTATCTATGGTTCAAGTAAAGCAGCCTTGCGTTCGATTGTACGTACCTTAGCCGCAGAACTAGCTCCTAATGGAATTCGAGTAAACGCAATTAGTCCTGGTCCTATAGAAACTGAAATCTGGGGTAAAACGAATCTATCCGAAGAAGATATCGCAGGTTTTGCAAGTGGTGTCAGTACACAAATTCCCTTAGGTAGATTTGGGAAAGGTCCTGAAGTTGCTCAAACCGCTCTATTCTTAGCCTCTACAGATGCCTCTTATATCACAGGAAGTGAAATACCTGTAGATGGAGGATTGACACAGGTATAA
- a CDS encoding rhodanese-like domain-containing protein codes for MKHVLLVLIPFFVFSITNFSQAQRDPFAVVPSQRDAAALSPSELPKFEEYCANPENINVTPVPPKELNYIIEDSREKFFILDARSKEEYNISHIENAKRTGYKDFSVERVWMVDRQARVIVYSSNQKRGYLVAQYLKLMGFIDVQILENGLIGWKNTGHEVFDKDGKTDKVHVGSRSNLKLLKSGLGIY; via the coding sequence ATGAAGCATGTTTTACTAGTCCTGATACCTTTTTTTGTATTTAGTATAACTAACTTTTCACAAGCTCAACGGGATCCTTTTGCTGTTGTTCCTTCTCAAAGAGATGCAGCCGCACTCTCACCAAGTGAACTTCCAAAATTTGAAGAATACTGCGCAAATCCTGAAAACATAAACGTTACTCCTGTTCCTCCCAAAGAGTTAAATTATATCATAGAGGATAGCCGAGAGAAATTTTTCATCTTAGATGCCCGTTCGAAAGAAGAATACAATATCAGCCATATTGAAAATGCAAAAAGAACAGGCTATAAAGATTTCTCTGTAGAACGGGTCTGGATGGTTGATCGACAAGCTAGGGTTATTGTTTATTCTTCAAATCAAAAACGAGGCTATCTTGTCGCTCAATATCTAAAATTAATGGGCTTTATAGATGTTCAAATCTTAGAAAATGGACTAATCGGATGGAAAAATACGGGTCATGAAGTATTTGACAAAGATGGAAAAACAGACAAGGTCCACGTTGGAAGTAGAAGCAACCTCAAACTATTAAAAAGCGGATTGGGAATCTACTAG